The nucleotide sequence AGTTTGATGAGTGGCTTGATGATCGGTATTATGCTTTCCCGTCCTATCTCTAGCCTTCTGACGGATTTATTTTCTTGGCATGCGGTTTTTTATTTTTCAGCCGCTCTTATGTTATTGTTGGCGCTCGCTCTTTATAAACTTCTTCCCGAAAGACAACCGACCAATACCGGCATTCGCTATTCCAAATTGATGGCCTCGATGGGAAGTCTTTTTGCACAAACACCGGTCCTAAGAAGACGCGCGATCTATCAGGCATTTATGTTTGGAGCATTTTCTTTATTCTGGACAACAACACCTTTATTGCTTGTTGAGGAGTTTCATCTTTCGCAAACAGCGATCGCTCTTTTTGCATTGGCTGGCGTTGCCGGTGCGGTTTCGGCGCCTCTTGCTGGACGTATGGCTGATAAAGGATTCAGTCGACAAGCCACGACCGTCGCTATGATTTCAGCTTCCGCTTCATTTTTAATTACGCATATCTTTGCGCCAGGCTCTGGATGGGCTTTAGCTGTCCTTGTTTTTGCCGCGATTCTTCTTGATGCCGGCATCACTGCCAACTTGGTGTTGGGGCAACGTGCGATCTTTTCTCTCTCCGCAGAGCTTCGAGGCCGTCTTAACGGACTTTATGTAGCAACCATTTTCGTGGGTGGTGCTGTCGGAAGTTACGTTGGCGCGTGGGCCTATGCGCATGGGGGATGGATGCTCACTTCGTGGGTGGGTTTCTTATTTCCGCTGCTCGCATTTATTTATTTCGGAACAGAGTGGTTGACGGGATTTCAAAAGGTCTCGCAATAACTCTGTCTTCTGTCTAGGTCCGGGCAAATATAATCTTTACCATAGCCGTCCTGTGTTATCCTCGAGAGGATTTTTAATCACTCGTCGCAAGACCTGGAGGCTATTAAAAGATGAAATTCAATGCCCTTCGTTATTTGATCTTGCCGTGGTTTGCACTTTTCTGTTCCATTATCGCGGCCTTGGTTTTAGATGGTACTGTCATTCACTTTCTTCCTTTCGTTTATGAATATTACTTAGCACTTATCGGTGCTGGTGCCCTGATCTGTCTTTATTTTAATTTCCGCACGCTGACTAAAGCAGGGATTTGGATTGCACATTCTTTACCGACGCACCTAAGAACAAATCCGTGGTGGTGGTTTGCTCGCGCCGCGGTCGCCATCGCCTTTGCTTACATTATTTATGGTATGGGAAAAGCGGATTGGGCCCCCGTGGTTTGGCAGGCGGCGGTGATCCCCGTTGTTTCCATGATCTGTCTATTCTTTGCGATTCGCAGCTTGATGGGCCCTGTCCTTGTCTGGTGCTCGCGTGTTGCTTTTAGCCGCATCTCTGCTTTTATCTTAAGCTGGCCGATCTTTCTTTTAGTCCCGATTGTTGCTTTGTTTTTAGGAAGAACAATTTCGACGGCGTATCGTGAAAGCCGCCCAGACTTTGCCTTTTCTCAACGAGCCGAGACGCGTTCCGATGAAACAGAACAAGCTAGCACCGAAGAAAACGCTGAAACTCCTGTCGTCCAAGCGGTTTCGGCCGTAGCTGTAGAACTAAAACATGCCGCTGAGTCCGGAGAATCCTGCAACGATAAAAATAAACTCGTGCAAAGAACTTTGACTCCGCAGGGTGAAGCTGACTCTGTGTATTGGGCTATTAAAGCTGTTGCCTGTACGGAGATGAAGTCTGTCGTCGGACTGCCAAAACTTGCAGACATTATGTTGAAGCATCCAAATTCTGTCGTACGAGCCGCAGCCATCAGTCAAATGATGAAGTTTGGTGCCGCGAATGTAAAACAAATCGGTTATCTGTTAGTAAAACGCATCACCGACAAAGAACCTCTTCCGGTTATTGAGGCGTCTTCATTAGTGATGCTAAAACTGGGAGAAGAAGAACGCGCGTGGGTGAGCAAAAGACTGACAAATCTTTTGGACACTCCGAAAACCAGTGCCTTGGCCTCTAAGATCTTGGTGTCCGAATTAAAAAAGGAAGACGTCGTTAATAACTTCGTCGCTACGAACTTGTCGGAAGAAAGTTCTGAAAAAAATCTGGCGATCAGCATGGTGTGCTCTTTGCCAGAAAAAGCCCGTCACTTCAACGAAGAACAAATCAACGTCATTGTTGCTTCTATTAAAACTGGCGATGCCGAAGATCCTGCTGTGAAAGCTCTGGAGTGCTTGGGTCCTGTGGGCCTCACCGCTTTACAAAAAGAAATCTTTACGCCACAAAAAACGGACAAGTCCCTAGCCGCGCGCGCTTTTGCCGAGGTGGAGTGGAAAGACAGTAAAAGCGTTTTAGAGACCGCAAGCTCCTGTGTGCACGACAAAGAAAATGGTGTTCGTGAATGGTGCAGTCAAGCCCTGGGACAATCTGGAGCTCCGGCCATTCCTAACATTCTTAAACTTCTAAAATCGGACGACGAAAATCTCAAAGCGGTCGCCACACGGGCTTTAAGTTTTGTCGACGACCCTGCCGCTAAAGATAAATTGATGGAAGAGCGTTCCAAAAATTCAGGTTGGATGGCCAACAAGAAAAACCTGGAATGGGCTCGTGCCATTGATCATGCTCTGGTCAATATGGAAGTATCTCAACACTAGACCTTACGCCTTCGGGAAGCTCCTCCTATCTTTGTTTTTGGAGGAGGAGCTTTATGAAAGCCCTAAAATTCCCGATCGCCTGCATTCTTCTTTTTTCGACACCTTCGACATTTGCAGAAAAAAAAGTAAATCTTCGTGGCGTCTATGACGTCAAAATCTATCAAGGCCCTGATCGACTTTATGAAGATCATGATCAGCACGTCGGCACAGATCCTGGCCAGCCTGCACCGCCTGATAAGAACTTTCCTGGCGATAAAGGCTTGTGTACCGCTCCACGTGTGGCGAGTGACTGTTGTAATTATAAAATCCTCGATACAGTCGCTAACAAAGAAGTCACTTACAAAGGACCTAAATCGGTTTTTTCAAACGAAACGACCGCGCGAAATTGGGCGGCGAAACTTCATCCTCAACTGCCCTTCTTTCTTCCGTTTGACGGCACCGAAGTCTCTTTGATTCAAGGTTGGTACTACGATAATGGCGAAGCCCATTCCGGAGTTGATTCATGGCGAGACTCCGTTCAAGAAGGCACAGACGTTGCCTTTGATGTCGTCGCGGTAGCTCCGGGGCGAGTCGTGACGAAAATTTGGGACAATTGGTTTGGCAATGTCGTGGTGATCGAACACGTCGCAAAAGACGGCTCGAAGTATCGCAGCTTATACATGCATCTGCGCAACGGCTACACTCATGATATAAATGCGGCAAGCGCGATTATTTCTTTAGATCCGAATGCCACAGACAGCTTCGCGAAGTACAGTCGTTACACTCGAACGCACACAAGCAATTTGTATTGGGGTGAAGAGTCTCACGCCATTGCCGTGAATGTCGGCGACTGGGTCAGCACTGGACAGTATATTGGAAAGTCCGGCAATACAGGCGCCGGTGGCGTCGGGACGGGACTCAATGATGATGGCACACCGATGGATACAGTTCGTGCGAACAATCACTTGCATTTTATGTTGGCAGTGCCCAATCCTAAGAATGCCACCGAATGGGTTTTCCTAGATCCATTTGCCGTTTACGCTCAGATGAATACGGGCTGTTATGCTCCACTGAAAACAATTAACTTTCCGCGCTTCTTTGCTCCCTACTTTCCTGACTTTCACAACGTCAGCTGGAGTCTCGTTGATTTTTACAAAGGCTACTACACGAATATGGGATTGGGTTTACAAAGCCTGAGCGTTTACACCTCAGGTGGGTCCGTTAAAGCGGCGGGAACTTTTGACGACAAAGTGGGCTTTCCTTGGGCCGCCGAAGGCTGGTTGAGTGCCAACGAATTTAATAAAGCGGTTCACGCCTATGATCTTAAAGGACTTTTACCACGGGAATTGCAAGTGCAAGTGCACAATGGTCAACCGCGCTTTACTGCCTTGTGGAAAAAGAATTCAGGCCTTCCTTACTACGTGTTTACAAATATGAACGACGCGGACTTTCAAACGAAGTACAACTATCTGGTCATTAATCAGGGCTTCCGCGTGGAAGATTACGTATCTTATCCCGTCGGAGGCACACGCCGTCATGCCGCCGTTTTTGTGCAAGACGGATTGGAATTTCAAATTTGGTATGGATTAGATCATCAACAATATCTTACGAAATCCAGCGAACTTCTTTTACAAGGCTGGAAGAGCACGTCGTTAACAGCGGCCACGTTCTCTAAAGGAGATCGCTTCGGAGGTGTGTGGATGAAAATGCCAGGTGATTGGGTCACTGTGATGGATATGACGAGTGATGTCTATCAAAGCAAGTACAATGAGATGAGTAATCAAGGATATCGTCTCTGGAAAGTGCAGGCCTATGGAGCGGGAGGAAAGTTCGGAGCGATTTGGACAAAATAAACACCGCACGCGTTCCAAGGGATTTCGCCAGAAATTTTAAAATTACAGAGTCTTAAGAAGACTCTGTCCCACTCTTGTTAGAAAACAGGGGCATGCGTACTTTCCTTTTTCTTTTATTCATGGCGATTCTTTCGTCGACAAGTGAGGCCGCACTTCCAAAAATTATGGTGGAAGATGCGTGGCCTCCGTTTGCATTTAAAAAACAAGGACAACCCGCCGGACTTTCAGTCGATCTTGTACAAGAAGCTTTTCGTCTGGTTGATGAAAAGCCGCAATTAGTTCAAGTGCCCTATCCGCGATGTCTGGCGTTGACAGCCGCGGGTAAATTCCCTGCCTGTTTTAACTCCGCGCACAGTTCCGAAATGAATAAAGATTTTCTTTTTCCCAAGGAGTCTTTATTTAAAAGTCGCGGTTTGATTGTTACGAATCTTTCTTCTTCCGCCCGACTGAAAATCGAAAGGGTGACGGATTTAGAAGGTCGCAGTGTCGCCCTTCCTACCGGCTTTCCTTTTGGGCCTCAGTTTGACGAAAATAAAAAGATCAAAAAAATCTTCACGGCTTCGGACTACAACAGTTTGCGTATGCTTAAAGCCAACCGTGTGGCCTTTATCGCCATCGATGAATTCGTTTACTATTATCTGGTGAAAGAAAATCCCGAATTTCGCAACTTTTCGGTCCTTCTTCTTTTAAGCGAGGAGGATATTTTTGTGCACTTTGCAAAAAATGAAGAAGGTCGACTTTTGTTAAAAAAGTTTGAAGTGGGTCTGGCTAAGCTAAAAAAATCCCCGCGTTATCAAGAGATTCTTGAGTCATGGATTGGTCCCATCAAAAAAGACCAAGAACAAATCTTAACGAGTTTGCCCGAGGCTCCGCCACTTTAAAATCCTCTTTGACCCCTTGACGGTTTTATCTGAAACTTGCCTTATGGCAAAGGAACCGCAAGAACTAAAATGGATTGAGAGTTTGCTCCCCGAAGGCGAGTATCGCAGGAAAGCGATGTTCGGCGGATTTATTTATTATATCGAAGACAAAGCGGTTCTTCTTATTTTTGAAAGTGAAGGTGGAAGTCGCACTTACAAAGGAAAAAAGTACGACTTCGATCTTTGGAACGGGTGTATGTTTCCCGTCGACAAAGAATTCCAAGAGCAGGCCTTGCAGCGCTGTCCTTTTTTGATTCCTCATCCCATTCTGCCGAAGTGGCTTTATCTACCCGTTCACACCGAACACTTTGATGAATTGGCAACCGAGGCTCTTAAGCAAGCCGTTCGCCCGAACAGCTATTGGGGAAGTATTCCGAAATCCAAGTTAAAGGCCAAGAAAGATCCCTTTCGTGGTATCTCTGACAAGATGGACACCACTCGCCCCCGTATGTTTACCGATGAACCAGCGGAAACGGTTTTGAAGCGGGCCAAAAAAATATCGGACTTGAAGAATCTCGGTGCCGAAAGCGAAAAGCATTTTCATAAAGCGGGAATAAAAACGCCTCAACAGTTTATCAAGTTAGGCTGGAAGAAGACGCTTCTAAAGTTGATCGCGATGAATCCCAAGCATCGCCACAGCATCTATGCTTATGCACTCATCGGAGCCCTCACGAATACGGAATTCAATCTTATTTCTCAGGCCGAAAAAGATGAGGCCCGCAGCTTTGTGCAAGGGCTAGCAAAAAAAGAAAAAGAACTGAAGAAGAAAGCTTTAGCGAAGAAGGCACCTCAAAAGGTCACAAAAAAGAAAACAAAGAGAAAGAAATAAGCTATTCTGAGGAAATACGGCGTATCGCGTTTTGTGGAATCTTAGTTCCATCGGACATCACCATGTACTCGATCTTATTCTCTAACACAAAGTCGCTGATTTTCCCGCGGCAGGTTTTCACTTCTTCGTGAGGTTCACCGTATGTGACAGTCACTTCATAGGATTTTACCGAAATCTCTTCCAGCTCATCGGTGAAATCGCAAGTGATTTTGCCCTCAGGTGGCTTTAGATCGATGTGCAGTTTTTGGTCTGATTTCCATTTCATAGAAGTTCCTTGTTTCGATATTAACAAAACATCTTGAAGAAGAATTCAACTGTCATTTTCTTAATGTTCTTAAGATCGTTTGCCGTCACCTTTTTCATGCCAAATAAAACAGGATAAAAAAGCTGACCTTTGATAAAGGCGTGCATTTGATCCGCAATAACTTGGTTGGAAATCTTGGCTTTGATTTTTCCGTCTTTTTTTGCAGACTCAATCCATTTTAAAAATTTGATTTCCGACTCATTGAACTTTGCAAGGTGCTTTGCACTGAGTTTCTTCCCCTTCATGACCTCGCTTAAAACAATGCGCGCCGTGGTTAGATATTCTTCCGATGTCAGAAGCTCCGCTTTTTTTTCCACAAGTTCTTTCACTTGTGACTCCAGACTTTCGCTTTTTGAATAAACGATGGTCGGCCCCCCGCAAGCGACCTCCACCAGCTCTAAGACCATGTCGTCAAAAACGGCTTCTTTGGTTGGATAATACTTATAAAGAGTCCTTTTCGAGACCTGAGCGCCTTTCGCGATGTCTTCCATAGAAGCCGCATCAAGGCCCCACTTCATAAATTCGACGACGGCCGCGTCTTTGATTTTTTTTGAGATTTCTTCTTTTGACATATCTATGATTTTACATGGGTTTTTATAAAAGTAAACGACTTCGTTTACTTTTATATTGAAAACTGTCCGCAAACGACCTAAAGTAAACACAACCGTTTACTTTGTGAGGTTTTATGAAAACGGCGTCCCTTCTTCTCACTTTGATCCTCGCCTTAATAGGAGGCTTTTATATGGTTGGTTGTGCTGCATTTGGAACTCGTCCCGGTAAGGACTATCAAGAAAAATTCTCTCAGTCGCCGAACTACGATAAAAACGAAAAGGCCTTCGTGAATCGTCAGCAAGAGGCCATCAAGGAAATGCGCAAGCGCGCGATGTCTTTTTCGACCTTGAAAGAATGGTTTAGCAAAGGTGAAAATCGCACGCCGGCTCACCCCCTACCCGAAGTGAAGCCGGATTTGGCTGAGTTCCTAAAACCTTCCGACCATTTAAAAACCATCTGGTTTGGTCACTCGACGTTTTTACTTAATATGGACGGAAAGATTATTTTAGTGGATCCCGTGTTTTCAGGAAGTGCGGCTCCGTTCTCTTTCATGGTCAAAAGATTCCAGAAAACCGTCTTGGATCTTCATTCTCTGCCAGAAATTGATTATATCGTAATCTCTCACGATCATTACGATCACCTCGACATGACTTCCATTCAATTTTTCAAAGGTAAAAAGGCGCGATTCCTGACTCCGCTAGGAGTTAGCTCTCACCTGATCGGCTGGGGCATTGAATCTTCGCGCATCACAGAGTTAGATTGGTGGCAAAGTCACAAGGTCGATGGGATTGAGTTCGTCGCCACGCCCGCGCAACATTTTTCGGGCCGCACAGGTCTGCGCGACAACGAAACTCTTTGGGCTTCTTGGGTTTTAAGAAATGACAAACACAATATCTATTTTAGTGGAGACTCAGGATACGATATTCACTTTAAAGAAATCGGCGAAAAATACGGCCCCTTTGACATCGCCTTTATCGAATGCGGTCAGTACAACGAAAAGTGGAAAGAAGTGCATATGCTTCCCGAAGAATCGATGCAAGCTTATGCCGACCTTAAAGCAAAGCGATTCTTCCCAGTGCATTGGGGCATGTTTGTCTTGGCCTTCCATGCTTGGAACGATCCTATCTTAAAACTGCAAGAAGCCTCGACGTCAAAAGGAATCAACTTAGTGACGCCTCGTCTGGGGCAAATCGTTGTTGTGAATGACGATTATAAAAATGAAGCATGGTGGTAGGCACGCGCTCCAAACTAGTTTTAGGTTGATCCTTTCGCCGGGAACACATTAGCATCAAACTCTCACCCAAGGAGTATGATGATGAAATACAACTTCCGTCCCGGCCCTCGTAATCGTATCACTGACGTGGACTCTATTCGTGTCGGTCAAGCTGAAGATCAAAAGGCATGGAGTGGTGTTTCCGTCATTCTGTTTGATAATCCGGCTGTTGCCGCGGTGGACGTGCGCGGTGGTGCGCCTGGCACTCGCGATACCGACGCTTTAAATCCCAGCTGCTTAGTGGACCGCGTGGATGCTATCGTATTAAGTGGTGGATCTGTTTTTGGTTTAGGCGCTTCTTCTGCCGTCACGGACACTTTGGCGTCGCGTGGAATTGGATTTCCTATTGGTCCTGCTCGCGCACCCATTGTTCCTAGTGCCGTGCTTTTTGATTTACTCAATGGCGGCGACAAAGGTTGGGGTGATAAATCACCTTATTGGAATTTAGGACGTTCCGCTCTTGATGCGGCTTCGTTGGATTTTAAATTAGGTTGTGCGGGTGCAGGCTTTGGCGCCAAAGCAGGGCCTTTTAAAGGCGGACTAGGAAGCGCCTCTTCTGTTTCCGGTGATGGTTTACAAATCGGCGCGATCGTCGCTGTCAATTGCGTAGGAACTGCTGTGATGCCGGGTCAGTCCTCCTTCTGGGCATGGCCGTTTGAGCAAGCTAATGAAATGGGTGGACAACCCATTCCCACGGCACCCATTGATTTCAATTCGGCCGCAGAAGCATGGACGGGTTCCCCGTTAGACAGTCTCACAAACCAAGCCGGCGAAAACACAACTATCGGAGTTGTCGCAACGAATGCTCGCTTAACAAAAGCTGAAGCCCAACGTGTTGCGATCATGGCTCAAGATGGATATGCGCGCTCGATCCGTCCAGTGCACACTCCTTTCGATGGCGACACGGTGTTTGCGGCTTCTACTGGAACTTGGGGAGCTGACATTCAAGAACGGGCGGACCTTGTCAATCGTATCGGTCTTGTCGCTGCCGATTGTTTAGCGCGCGCGGTGGCTCGCGGAGTTTATGAAGCTACGGCTTTGGGAGCTCTTCCGGCTTACCGAGATGTGCATGGCAAAAACTTGCGCGTGAAATAAATCAGAGGCTTCGCATGTCACTTCTATCTTATCCCTGCACTTACATGAGAGGCGGCACAAGTCGTGCTTTGATCTTCAACGAAAACGATTTGCCTACGGAGCGTGCGGGGTGGGATGACATTTTTTTACGAGCTTTAGGAAGTCCTGATATTTACGGCCGTCAATTAAATGGCATGGGTGGTGGTATTTCTTCTCTGTCCAAAGTAGCCATCTTAAAGCCTTCCACTCGTGAAGATGCCGATGTCGAATACACTTTTGCCCAAGTATCAGTGACCGAAAAGAAAGTCGACTATAAGGGAAATTGTGGGAACATCAGTTCTGCTGTCGGCCCCTATGCTGTTTATAAAAAATGGGTTTCTGTTTCCGGCCCTGAAGCTCACGTACGCATTTATAATACGAACACTCAAAAAGTAATTCATGCCCACTTCCCAGTTGAAAATGGTGAAGTGGTTTTTAGTGGTGATCTAGAAATTCCTGGAGTCAGCGGCAGCGGCTCCCCCATTCGTCTGGAGTTTCAAGATCCCGGCGGCGCTGCAACCGGGAAACTTCTTCCGACAGGAAATACAAGGGACATTTTGAAGTTATCTAATGGAAAATCCTTGCAGGTTTCGATGATCGACGCTGCGAATGCCTGTGTGTTTTTGAATGCCTTGGATCTGGGACTTCGCGGAGATGAGTCCTCCGCAGAACTCGATAGACCGAATCTTCTAAAAGCTCTTGAGGAAATTCGACTAGAAGCTTCGGTGGCAATGGGCATCGCTTCTAGCATTGAAGACGCGAAGAAATCCATCGCTATTCCCTATCTGGGGTTGGTGGCTCCCCGTTACTCTTCAGAGATGGATTTTTCTTTACGTGTGATTGCCAGTGGACAGCCGCATAAGGCTTTGCCTTTAACCGTTTCCTTGTGTGCCGCTGTGAGCGCGAAACTTCCAGGAAGTTTAATTCATGAAGTGCTAGAGAATAAAAGTTTAGATGAAGTTCGAATCGGAATTCCTTCGGGAGTTTTAACTTTAAACGCGAAGGTGGAAGAAAAAAACTCGCAGTACGTGGCTTTAAGTGGAAGCTTCTATCGTACCGCGAGAATTCTATTTGAAGGACGCGTGTTTGTTTAGTTCAGAGTTCCAAAATCCCGAAGAACTTTTTCAACCCAGGGAAGATGAAAGTCGATACGAGTGTAAATCACTGTGCCGTCACAAACGTGTTTTCTTTCTTTCGTCGTACGAACTTTGCTCGTGACACCGAAAACTTTAAGCTCGCCATTTTCAGTCGTATAAGCCGGACCACCCGAGTCGCCATGGCAACTGCCGGTATCATCAGATTGATCAAACTGAATTTCATCTTTCATGTAAAAGGGCTTCAAGATTTTAAGCTGAGTTTTGCGAAGGGTTCCCTCACCCATTTTCATTTTTGGCAAACTGCGACCATATCCTGCAACGGTGATTTTTTTTCCGGCGGTCAGCACTGAGAAATCGTTCAAGATGTTAATCGGTCTATAGCCTGAAGGCAGACTGCCTGCGAATTTTATAAGGGCGATGTCACGCTCTGGGCCGAAGATGATTGTGTTTGTGTAGTGAGGTTCACGAAGAGCTTCGACCACCTTACGTGAAACCCCTTTAGAAATTTTTGTCCCGAATCTGATTTCCATCTCGGATTTTGAACCCACCAAACAGTGAGCCGCGGTAAGAACGACATTTTTCGCAATCAAAGTCCCAGTGCAAATGGCCTTCTTCTCTGTATTGTAGATACCCACGGTCGACTGAGCAATACGCTCATCACTGTCGACTTTATCTCCCCCAAAAATCCCCGCACTCGTGTCTGAAAGAACAACACCGCCATCATCTGCTGAAGGAGCGCAAGCCACAAAAAAGACCGTAGTTAAGAGTACTAAGAGTTTTGCAATCGTATTCAAGGGAACCGCCTTTAGCTTTCTTTTAAAGGCGGCTCCTCATTTTCGACAGTGAAACTTATGTCATGAGTAAAAAAGTGCGTCCTGTCTAAAATATGGTCTTTCTGGAAACTGGTGGAAACACTCACTATACCTACTTCATTCTAACTTTATATCCTGACGACAACATAACGTGCACACTGGTCGCTGTAGGTTCAGCCACATAGCCGTTGAAATCGCCTGTCATTGGTCCCGTAATTTCCGTACAAGTACCATCTTCTTCTTTTTTCGAACGAGGATAGCAATGAGTAGGTATAACTCCTAACCGATAAAAACGATCCCAATAGATGAATCTATTCCCCATTCCGAACCTAAATGAATTTATATCGGGATTTGTCTGATAAACACCTGGGCCAGAACAATCACGAGAGTCATAATAAATAGCCCGATCTCGAGGAATGATCATCCCATTTTCATATTGAGCAATCGCCTGATCCTGCTCATACCAAATTGTAATCAACTCCGTATTATTAGAGCTTTTCGTCACTGAAATTAGATAGTCACCCACTTGCACGTTTTGGTTTTCAGGGTTTCCATTTGTAGGACCGTTGATTAGTACGGGAACTTTCGCCGTTACCGGATTGGCAGCCACCGGCAAAAAAGCACTTGTTTCACCACACGTGATTTGTGCTCCACCATCCACATTCTCAACCTTACATCCCGAGTCCTGGCTTTTCACAACTGGAAGTTGAGTGCTAGTCAAATCAGTCGAGGCAGAATCCGTCGTCGCGGCTTCTTGCTTACACCCTACTGATACCGCAAGCATTAACGGTGCAATCAAGATCATATACTTCGTATTCATACGTACCTCCATAAACAGCTCGACGTATAGAATATCTTTCTCGTAAAAAATGTTGTTAACGACTTGTAAATATCAGTAAGTGCTCGGAATCCCGCTAAAAATCACGTGTCACCCTTGGGCGTTTTAAATTCGCGTAGCGCGAAAGCCACAGTACACACCCCCGTATTTTCTCATTTTTATACAGTGAAACTTTCATTTAACTTCTCCTCTTTAGAAGCCTGCGGCACAATCAAGGCATGACTGACAAATACACCGTAGCTCCAGAACACACCGCCGTTCGAGTCGCCTTATGGCGGGCTCTTCATGTTAAAATTGATCCTCCACCGCACATCTTTACGGACGAAGTTGGCGCGGCACTGGTCGATGAAAAAGACTGGCAAAATCGCCAAGACATGGCACCCGGTTTTTCTAAAAGTATGCGGGCCTCTATCGTTGGCCGCGCACGATTTATTGAGGACTTGCTGAAAGAAGAAATCAAAAACGGCGTCACCCAATATGTTATTCTTGGAGCGGGTCTTGATACGTTTGCCCAACGTCACCCCAATATCGCTTCGCACATACAAATCTTTGAGGTCGATCAGCCCGGCCCACAAGCATGGAAAAAGAAACGCTTGCTTGAAAAAGGCTTTGAGATTCCTGAATCACTTCATTTTGTCCCTGTGGATTTTGAAGCGGGAGAATCCTGGTGGGACCGTCTTCTCGCTGCGGGCTTTAACCCTGCAAAACCCGCCTTCGTTGTGTCGACAGGTGTCTCGATGTATCTGACAAAAGAGACTAACCTAACAACCTTCCAACAGATCGCAAAGCTAGCTAAGGGTTCTACGTTCGCGACAACTTTTATGCTTTCGTTGGACTTACTTCCTGATCAAGAACGTTCGATCATGGAATTCGTGATGAAAAAAGCGGCGGAGTCTGGAACTCCATTTAACAGTCTTTTTTCTCCGGAAGAAATTTTGGCTCTTGCACGCAAAGCGGGCTTTAGCGAGTCCAAGTATGTTTCTGCGCAGGACATTTACAACCGTTACTTTAGCCTTCGCACCGATGGCTTGAGCGCCGGCACCGCCGAAGCCTTTTTAGTGGCGACGACGTAGCCCTTGCTAAGGGGCCACGTTTGCTATTTATCGATAACAAATCACCGACAGACCGACAAAGAAGTCTAGCCGCTCTAGGCTTCTGTATTCACACAAGAATCGTTTAAAACTTTATCTTTTTAAGACACCCAAGGTTTGGATAAGGAGTTCTTTGTTGACAAAATTTACATACTATTTAGTATGTAATGAAATATCACATTTAACGTTGGAGGATTTATGAAGCCTTTTGGTATTGGTATTTGTCTTTGGTTTGATTCCGAAGCAGAAGATGCAGCAAAGTTTTACACTTCTATTTTTAAAGATGGCCGCATCGGCACCA is from Bdellovibrio bacteriovorus and encodes:
- a CDS encoding MFS transporter, with amino-acid sequence MSSSTQPSSHSLSKSLVLLLGLAVGVVAANLYYAQPLVGLISKALNLDPSMAGLVVTLTQVGYGFGVLMIVPLADIVENRKLILTMILLTIISLLGLAFATSLVPYFLAALATGLGASTVQVIVPYAAHLAPEATRGRVVGSLMSGLMIGIMLSRPISSLLTDLFSWHAVFYFSAALMLLLALALYKLLPERQPTNTGIRYSKLMASMGSLFAQTPVLRRRAIYQAFMFGAFSLFWTTTPLLLVEEFHLSQTAIALFALAGVAGAVSAPLAGRMADKGFSRQATTVAMISASASFLITHIFAPGSGWALAVLVFAAILLDAGITANLVLGQRAIFSLSAELRGRLNGLYVATIFVGGAVGSYVGAWAYAHGGWMLTSWVGFLFPLLAFIYFGTEWLTGFQKVSQ
- a CDS encoding HEAT repeat domain-containing protein, which codes for MKFNALRYLILPWFALFCSIIAALVLDGTVIHFLPFVYEYYLALIGAGALICLYFNFRTLTKAGIWIAHSLPTHLRTNPWWWFARAAVAIAFAYIIYGMGKADWAPVVWQAAVIPVVSMICLFFAIRSLMGPVLVWCSRVAFSRISAFILSWPIFLLVPIVALFLGRTISTAYRESRPDFAFSQRAETRSDETEQASTEENAETPVVQAVSAVAVELKHAAESGESCNDKNKLVQRTLTPQGEADSVYWAIKAVACTEMKSVVGLPKLADIMLKHPNSVVRAAAISQMMKFGAANVKQIGYLLVKRITDKEPLPVIEASSLVMLKLGEEERAWVSKRLTNLLDTPKTSALASKILVSELKKEDVVNNFVATNLSEESSEKNLAISMVCSLPEKARHFNEEQINVIVASIKTGDAEDPAVKALECLGPVGLTALQKEIFTPQKTDKSLAARAFAEVEWKDSKSVLETASSCVHDKENGVREWCSQALGQSGAPAIPNILKLLKSDDENLKAVATRALSFVDDPAAKDKLMEERSKNSGWMANKKNLEWARAIDHALVNMEVSQH
- a CDS encoding M23 family metallopeptidase — encoded protein: MKALKFPIACILLFSTPSTFAEKKVNLRGVYDVKIYQGPDRLYEDHDQHVGTDPGQPAPPDKNFPGDKGLCTAPRVASDCCNYKILDTVANKEVTYKGPKSVFSNETTARNWAAKLHPQLPFFLPFDGTEVSLIQGWYYDNGEAHSGVDSWRDSVQEGTDVAFDVVAVAPGRVVTKIWDNWFGNVVVIEHVAKDGSKYRSLYMHLRNGYTHDINAASAIISLDPNATDSFAKYSRYTRTHTSNLYWGEESHAIAVNVGDWVSTGQYIGKSGNTGAGGVGTGLNDDGTPMDTVRANNHLHFMLAVPNPKNATEWVFLDPFAVYAQMNTGCYAPLKTINFPRFFAPYFPDFHNVSWSLVDFYKGYYTNMGLGLQSLSVYTSGGSVKAAGTFDDKVGFPWAAEGWLSANEFNKAVHAYDLKGLLPRELQVQVHNGQPRFTALWKKNSGLPYYVFTNMNDADFQTKYNYLVINQGFRVEDYVSYPVGGTRRHAAVFVQDGLEFQIWYGLDHQQYLTKSSELLLQGWKSTSLTAATFSKGDRFGGVWMKMPGDWVTVMDMTSDVYQSKYNEMSNQGYRLWKVQAYGAGGKFGAIWTK
- a CDS encoding substrate-binding periplasmic protein, whose translation is MRTFLFLLFMAILSSTSEAALPKIMVEDAWPPFAFKKQGQPAGLSVDLVQEAFRLVDEKPQLVQVPYPRCLALTAAGKFPACFNSAHSSEMNKDFLFPKESLFKSRGLIVTNLSSSARLKIERVTDLEGRSVALPTGFPFGPQFDENKKIKKIFTASDYNSLRMLKANRVAFIAIDEFVYYYLVKENPEFRNFSVLLLLSEEDIFVHFAKNEEGRLLLKKFEVGLAKLKKSPRYQEILESWIGPIKKDQEQILTSLPEAPPL
- a CDS encoding TfoX/Sxy family DNA transformation protein is translated as MAKEPQELKWIESLLPEGEYRRKAMFGGFIYYIEDKAVLLIFESEGGSRTYKGKKYDFDLWNGCMFPVDKEFQEQALQRCPFLIPHPILPKWLYLPVHTEHFDELATEALKQAVRPNSYWGSIPKSKLKAKKDPFRGISDKMDTTRPRMFTDEPAETVLKRAKKISDLKNLGAESEKHFHKAGIKTPQQFIKLGWKKTLLKLIAMNPKHRHSIYAYALIGALTNTEFNLISQAEKDEARSFVQGLAKKEKELKKKALAKKAPQKVTKKKTKRKK